Proteins found in one Gimesia chilikensis genomic segment:
- a CDS encoding FMN-binding glutamate synthase family protein gives MLRYLPLLLSVILALIGCVLVATASLHWLWLAIPFLLLTGVGFYDLFFASNNVLRNYPLLGYLRFASEELRPELHQYFVESDTDGAPFNRNSRQIVYERAEDEHEERSFGTELDVYEAGYEWLTHSINPRQASQTQFRVLIGGDACRHPYEMALLNVSSMSFGSLSANAILALNGGARLGGFAHATGEGGLSPYHLRPGGDLVWEIGTAYFGCRDKNGHFDPEQFQEKAAEPAVKCITIKLSQGAKPGLGGVMPATKMTEEIAKTRGVPAHEKCVSPPGHSEFDSPLTLLDFIRRLRDLSDAKPVGFKLCVGRRSEFLGICKAMLQTEILPDYIIVDGGEGGTGAAPLEYEDHIGAPLTEGLHFVHQSLVACGLRRQIKLGCSGKVDSAFEMIRRLSQGADYCNAARPMMFALGCIQARICETNCCPTGITTQDPTRTRGLLPEVKQYRVRNYQHSTVMEFNQMIASLGLSSPDQLSPELLLRRVNSTTVKSYAEIFYQAEENELLTAPPAEFWQRDWEQASSEHF, from the coding sequence ATGCTGAGATATCTTCCTTTACTACTATCTGTAATACTGGCCTTGATTGGTTGCGTCCTTGTTGCAACAGCTTCTCTTCACTGGTTGTGGCTGGCGATTCCGTTTCTGCTGCTCACCGGAGTAGGATTCTACGATCTATTTTTCGCATCAAATAATGTTTTACGTAATTATCCGCTATTGGGATATCTCCGTTTTGCATCGGAAGAACTACGCCCGGAACTGCATCAGTATTTCGTCGAAAGTGATACTGATGGTGCTCCCTTCAACCGAAACAGCCGACAGATTGTTTATGAGCGTGCGGAAGATGAACACGAAGAAAGATCGTTCGGTACCGAACTGGATGTTTACGAGGCGGGTTATGAATGGCTCACGCATTCAATTAATCCCAGACAGGCCAGTCAAACACAGTTTCGTGTCCTGATTGGGGGTGATGCTTGCCGGCATCCATATGAAATGGCATTACTGAATGTCTCTTCCATGAGCTTCGGATCATTGAGCGCTAATGCCATTTTGGCTTTGAATGGTGGTGCCAGACTGGGTGGTTTCGCACATGCGACGGGAGAAGGTGGGTTAAGCCCCTACCATTTAAGACCGGGAGGAGATCTGGTTTGGGAAATTGGGACGGCCTACTTTGGGTGCCGTGACAAAAACGGACATTTTGATCCGGAACAGTTTCAGGAGAAGGCTGCAGAACCAGCAGTGAAATGTATCACCATCAAATTGTCCCAAGGCGCCAAGCCTGGCTTAGGTGGAGTAATGCCAGCCACCAAAATGACAGAAGAAATAGCTAAGACACGTGGAGTACCAGCACACGAAAAATGCGTCTCGCCTCCGGGACACAGCGAGTTTGACTCCCCCCTCACTCTATTGGATTTTATTCGACGCTTGCGCGATTTATCTGATGCCAAACCCGTGGGCTTCAAGCTGTGCGTCGGGCGTCGCAGTGAGTTTCTGGGAATCTGTAAAGCAATGCTGCAAACAGAGATTCTACCCGACTATATTATTGTCGATGGAGGGGAAGGAGGCACTGGAGCAGCACCGCTGGAATATGAAGATCATATCGGTGCCCCCCTTACAGAAGGCTTACATTTCGTTCATCAGTCTCTCGTTGCCTGCGGTTTGAGAAGACAGATCAAACTGGGCTGCAGTGGTAAAGTAGATTCTGCCTTCGAAATGATTCGACGCCTCAGCCAGGGAGCCGATTACTGCAATGCTGCCCGCCCCATGATGTTCGCACTGGGGTGCATCCAGGCCCGGATCTGTGAGACGAATTGCTGTCCAACCGGCATCACGACCCAGGATCCAACACGCACCCGGGGGCTTCTTCCGGAAGTCAAACAATATCGAGTTCGCAACTATCAGCATTCTACCGTGATGGAATTCAATCAGATGATCGCTTCCCTTGGATTGAGCTCACCTGATCAACTCTCCCCGGAGTTGCTCTTGCG